TGTAGTGTTTGAGTGCCTCCTTGCATAATGACAAATGTGACACAGTGGGCGGAGCCTGTTCGGAATTAGGTGTTTTATTGCCAAAGATAACAGTgctacaagttttttttttatttttatccaaGACAATTGCAAACAGTAAATCACGGATTAATTTCATTTCCCCCTATGTACTCGTGTATTTGACTGACATAATAAAGTCGTTTCAGTGATGCTTGCCTTTTTGAATAATACCATAGTAGTCTTTGTGGTAGCGTTTAGCATCTCGCTAACCGCTTGTCGATTTGTCTCTCGCCCATTGAAGCCATGGATCGGAAAAGACGACATCAGTTCGATTAAGAAGTCCACGGTCCTCCGTGTGGCTCGGTAGCAAAAGTCCGCAGAAGGCCGCCACgggattaaaaaggaaaaccgTTCCAGCTCGCCCGTCCGTCTCTCACGAGTCTTTTACCTTGTCCAGGCAGCTGTGAATCTTATCCAGGGTCTTCTTGATGCGCAGCGCTGTCAGCCTGGCCGACGGGTTCTGGTACCAGCATTCCTTCATCAGCTTCACCAAAGCCGACAGCGTCTACCAAGAAGAACATTTCAAGTCCGGTGTGTATATCGCCAAGCCTTCTCTCTAAAGTACGTACCGGGTCGGAGAACCAGCGATTGGGAATGAAGGGCCTCTGCTGCTCCACACACACCACCTTCCTCATGTCCTCGAAGCTCGGGTCGCTCGGCACCTGATCGTAGAACGGAGGCTTGTATTCTTCCACGATACCTGCGGGGGAAGGAGAACCACTGGAGGTTAATCGTCAAGCTCTgaagggagaaaagaaaaaaaatctttcaccGTTGCTGTACGAGCGTCTGGCGATCTCCCACAGCACCAGCCCGAAGGCCCAGACGTCCACCCGCTTGAAGGCGTCAAAGCACTTTGTGTGTAAGCTCTCGTCCAAGACCTCGGGAGCCATGTAGCGCTTGGTGCCCACTTTGGGGTTGTTGCCCGCGTCCAGCAGGTTGTCGGCCTGCGAGTGTGTCACCGCCAGACCTGAAACATAGGAGGGCCGACTTATCATACCGGATCAGAACGCTACTGGGCTATTTCTCCGCGGATAGCTCACCCAAATCTGCGATGCAGCAGCGTAGCTCCTTGGTCACCAGGATGTTCTTGCTTTTCAGGTCACGGTGAGCGATGGCCGGCTTGCCTTCAGCGCCGAAGATCTCGGTGTGCAAGTGTACCAGGCCGCTGGCCACCGACGCCGCCATGGCCAGGCCTTCGCGCGTCTCCACCGCCACGCGCTGAAGATAGTCGTACAGGGAGCCGTTCTCGTGGTAGTGCGTGATCAGCCACAGTTGCGTGCTGGAGTTGCGCGACGTCATGTCGGACGCTATGAAGCCTGCGGTGGTGAAAGAAAACCTTGAAACCACGCCCTGACTCATTGGTAACGACTTGATGCCTACCCAGGATGTTTTCGTGTCTCAGGAGCACAGTGTTGTAAATCTCGGTCTCTCGGAACCAGGACCTTTCGTCCCTGGAGGAGAAAATCTTGACAGCCACGTTCTCGCCTTGCCACTGGCCTCGCCACACCTCGCCGTAACGGCCCTTGCCTAGAACGGACGCATGAGCCAGTATTAATAGGcggaaaaatcattttacaaaattaattaattgtattgcccccccccaatgTTATGCTAACCATAAatgtcaatatatttttttagatgttCCAATT
Above is a genomic segment from Syngnathus acus chromosome 22, fSynAcu1.2, whole genome shotgun sequence containing:
- the acvr1l gene encoding activin receptor type-1 isoform X2, whose product is MAARSVHVPLLLLMLSLWAPQTSSESSEGQLLCLCDGSKCLQEQCRGTRCFSSVRVGSGGVVFERGCLEGPKKTRLHCSTPPSSHQAIHCCSRHLCNANTTRSAVMAMLPSAPRGEPVGYGAGTLALLALGPVLALALLSVASALLCRRLHRGYLHRLQEFDTEHGAVDGLITSNAGDGTLADLLDHSCTSGSGSGLPFLVQRTVARQISLMECVGKGRYGEVWRGQWQGENVAVKIFSSRDERSWFRETEIYNTVLLRHENILGFIASDMTSRNSSTQLWLITHYHENGSLYDYLQRVAVETREGLAMAASVASGLVHLHTEIFGAEGKPAIAHRDLKSKNILVTKELRCCIADLGLAVTHSQADNLLDAGNNPKVGTKRYMAPEVLDESLHTKCFDAFKRVDVWAFGLVLWEIARRSYSNGIVEEYKPPFYDQVPSDPSFEDMRKVVCVEQQRPFIPNRWFSDPTLSALVKLMKECWYQNPSARLTALRIKKTLDKIHSCLDKVKDS
- the acvr1l gene encoding activin receptor type-1 isoform X1, which codes for MAARSVHVPLLLLMLSLWAPQTSSESSGPSASPPPEGQLLCLCDGSKCLQEQCRGTRCFSSVRVGSGGVVFERGCLEGPKKTRLHCSTPPSSHQAIHCCSRHLCNANTTRSAVMAMLPSAPRGEPVGYGAGTLALLALGPVLALALLSVASALLCRRLHRGYLHRLQEFDTEHGAVDGLITSNAGDGTLADLLDHSCTSGSGSGLPFLVQRTVARQISLMECVGKGRYGEVWRGQWQGENVAVKIFSSRDERSWFRETEIYNTVLLRHENILGFIASDMTSRNSSTQLWLITHYHENGSLYDYLQRVAVETREGLAMAASVASGLVHLHTEIFGAEGKPAIAHRDLKSKNILVTKELRCCIADLGLAVTHSQADNLLDAGNNPKVGTKRYMAPEVLDESLHTKCFDAFKRVDVWAFGLVLWEIARRSYSNGIVEEYKPPFYDQVPSDPSFEDMRKVVCVEQQRPFIPNRWFSDPTLSALVKLMKECWYQNPSARLTALRIKKTLDKIHSCLDKVKDS